One genomic region from Halococcus agarilyticus encodes:
- the nuoK gene encoding NADH-quinone oxidoreductase subunit NuoK yields MVPAQYYLLLSAAMFCIGLFGILTRENALLFLMSVELMLTAGNINLVAFSFQHGNLTGQVFSLFTIALAAAEVAVGIGIILVLYRNFRGVDVTQATTMRW; encoded by the coding sequence ATGGTTCCGGCTCAGTACTACCTCCTGCTCTCGGCCGCGATGTTCTGTATCGGGCTGTTCGGCATCCTGACGCGGGAGAACGCCCTGCTGTTCTTGATGAGCGTTGAGCTGATGCTCACCGCCGGCAACATCAACCTCGTCGCCTTTTCCTTCCAGCATGGGAACCTCACCGGCCAGGTGTTCAGCCTCTTTACGATCGCGCTCGCCGCGGCGGAGGTCGCGGTCGGCATCGGCATCATCCTCGTCCTCTACCGCAACTTCCGCGGCGTGGACGTGACTCAAGCGACGACCATGAGGTGGTAA
- a CDS encoding NADH-quinone oxidoreductase subunit J — protein MTTRPRLKTDGNFLPGLIALALFGVFAAVFLTASFPEPTGFTGGGSITAAIGYAMFALEGGTHESETFLVAFEIIDIVLVAALAAAVMLAKTEEDGRIGGALRIGSSDTPDDDTATRTDGGRDRDRGEEDR, from the coding sequence ATGACGACACGCCCTCGCCTGAAAACGGACGGAAACTTCCTGCCCGGACTGATCGCGCTCGCGCTGTTCGGCGTGTTCGCGGCCGTCTTTCTGACCGCCTCGTTTCCCGAACCGACCGGCTTCACCGGCGGCGGCTCGATCACCGCCGCGATCGGCTACGCGATGTTCGCTTTGGAGGGCGGCACCCACGAGAGCGAGACGTTCCTCGTCGCCTTCGAGATCATCGACATCGTGCTCGTGGCGGCGCTCGCCGCCGCGGTGATGCTCGCGAAGACCGAGGAGGACGGTCGGATCGGGGGCGCGCTCCGAATCGGATCGAGCGACACTCCCGACGACGATACCGCTACCCGTACCGACGGTGGCCGTGACCGCGATCGTGGCGAGGAGGACCGCTGA